A single Novosphingobium sp. SL115 DNA region contains:
- a CDS encoding winged helix-turn-helix transcriptional regulator, whose protein sequence is MRHIDILLTGELSGGRETFQHSDLRVVFHRWKADAPLPLMEGQPWAFIDWVLPELSGLELCRRLRCADGLGQNAHITMILEEDDAEARRRALRAGADDYIMGPIDRSALLDRVLSVQLPEHEAPARTLRMGDLTLDLAALQARWREKPLMLMPNELRLLRYLMEQPGHVFSRQQLITALGKHDQPIDERTVDAWVSRLRRALRDVGAGSPLRTVRSLGYVLDRP, encoded by the coding sequence ATGCGGCATATCGATATTCTGCTTACCGGAGAGCTTTCGGGCGGGCGGGAAACTTTTCAGCATTCCGACCTTCGCGTGGTGTTCCATCGCTGGAAAGCGGATGCGCCGCTGCCATTGATGGAGGGCCAGCCGTGGGCCTTCATCGACTGGGTGCTGCCCGAACTGTCCGGGCTGGAACTGTGCCGCAGGCTGCGCTGCGCCGATGGGCTGGGCCAGAACGCGCATATCACGATGATTCTGGAAGAGGACGACGCCGAGGCGCGGCGAAGGGCGCTGCGCGCGGGCGCGGACGATTATATCATGGGACCGATTGACCGAAGCGCGCTGCTGGACCGCGTGCTGTCGGTGCAGTTACCCGAACACGAAGCCCCCGCCCGCACCCTGCGCATGGGCGACCTGACGCTGGATCTGGCGGCATTGCAGGCGCGGTGGCGGGAAAAGCCGCTGATGCTGATGCCCAACGAGCTGCGCCTGCTGCGTTACCTGATGGAACAGCCGGGCCATGTCTTCAGCCGCCAGCAGCTTATCACCGCGCTGGGCAAGCACGACCAGCCGATTGACGAACGCACCGTGGATGCATGGGTCAGCCGCCTGCGCCGCGCGCTGCGCGATGTCGGCGCAGGATCACCGCTGCGCACGGTGCGATCGCTGGGATACGTGCTCGACCGGCCCTGA
- a CDS encoding beta-1,6-N-acetylglucosaminyltransferase, with amino-acid sequence MIAYFLLVHRYPKQFKRLFKAIYAPGNQYVVHVDKRSGAALADDIADFLAPYKGVEILEPKDALWGGYSLVDAELRGMARLLEMDDQWTHFINLSGQDFPLKSQNYIRQFFAANPGKQFIRTLDQRKERPETLNRVSHVFVEQHGRMTATGISRPYLSKGTPFIGTQWKAVTRSFCEFVCHDTRVERFKAFYRNSFIADEAFFQTVLMNIGNHGIVINDDLRMIDWVPDGTIKLRPRNFEENDIFQLKISRDLFARKFDAEIDSQILTMLERHIQSPGANVYQPTPQASLPHSYSRKVELVAL; translated from the coding sequence ATGATTGCCTATTTTCTGCTCGTGCATCGCTATCCCAAGCAATTCAAGCGTCTGTTCAAAGCAATCTACGCACCGGGAAATCAGTATGTCGTTCATGTCGACAAACGATCGGGAGCAGCCTTGGCCGACGACATTGCCGACTTTCTGGCCCCCTACAAAGGCGTCGAAATCCTTGAACCTAAAGATGCGCTTTGGGGTGGCTACAGTCTGGTTGATGCTGAGTTGCGCGGCATGGCCCGCCTGCTTGAGATGGACGACCAGTGGACCCACTTCATCAACCTGTCCGGACAAGATTTTCCGCTAAAGAGCCAAAACTACATCCGCCAGTTTTTTGCCGCCAACCCCGGCAAGCAGTTCATTCGCACACTGGACCAGCGCAAGGAACGGCCAGAAACCCTGAATCGGGTCAGTCATGTCTTTGTCGAACAGCATGGCCGGATGACAGCCACCGGGATTTCGCGGCCCTATCTTTCCAAGGGTACGCCCTTCATCGGCACGCAATGGAAAGCCGTAACCCGCAGCTTCTGTGAATTTGTCTGCCATGACACGCGGGTTGAACGCTTCAAGGCTTTCTATCGCAACAGCTTCATTGCTGATGAAGCCTTTTTCCAAACTGTATTAATGAATATTGGAAATCACGGCATTGTCATAAATGATGATCTTCGGATGATTGACTGGGTTCCAGATGGAACCATTAAGCTTCGACCAAGAAATTTTGAAGAAAATGACATTTTCCAATTGAAAATAAGTAGAGATCTTTTTGCTCGAAAATTCGATGCAGAAATAGATTCTCAAATACTTACTATGCTGGAGAGGCATATCCAATCTCCGGGGGCAAATGTCTATCAACCGACGCCTCAGGCATCTCTTCCGCATTCATATTCTCGTAAAGTGGAACTTGTTGCCCTCTGA
- the pobA gene encoding 4-hydroxybenzoate 3-monooxygenase produces the protein MKTQVAIIGAGPAGLLLGHLLKAEGIECVVLERQTPDYVLGRIRAGVLEQITVGLMDRLGLGARLKAEGLVEEGFNLADGERLIRIDVANLTGKTVVVYGQTEITRDLMDAAPERGLQVEYGVGDVALFDIESDAPYVTYTRDGVAQRVDARFIVGCDGFHGPSRKAIPASVAREFERVYPFGWLGILADVPPCNHELIYANHERGFALASMRSHTRSRYYVDVPLTEKVEDWSDDRVWDELAVRLGPDAAANMTRGPSIEKSIAPLRSYVFEPMRHGSLLLCGDAAHIVPPTGAKGLNLAASDVHYAAEALGAFFKRGDNDAVVGYSAKALARVWKSERFSWSLTKLMHRFPDDGPFERAMQVAELDYIATSTAAQTSIAENYVGLPV, from the coding sequence ATGAAAACGCAAGTCGCCATTATTGGCGCGGGGCCTGCTGGCCTGCTGCTGGGCCATCTCTTGAAGGCCGAGGGCATCGAATGCGTAGTGCTGGAACGGCAGACGCCGGATTATGTGCTGGGCCGCATTCGTGCAGGCGTGCTGGAACAAATCACCGTAGGCCTGATGGATCGGCTGGGGCTGGGCGCACGACTGAAGGCTGAAGGGCTGGTCGAAGAAGGCTTCAATCTGGCCGATGGCGAACGCCTGATTCGCATCGACGTGGCGAACCTGACCGGCAAGACGGTGGTGGTCTATGGCCAGACCGAAATCACCCGCGACCTGATGGACGCGGCCCCCGAACGCGGGCTGCAGGTGGAATATGGCGTGGGCGATGTGGCGCTGTTCGATATCGAAAGCGATGCGCCTTATGTGACCTATACCAGGGACGGTGTCGCGCAGCGGGTGGACGCGCGGTTCATCGTTGGCTGCGACGGGTTCCACGGGCCGAGCCGCAAAGCCATTCCGGCTAGCGTGGCGCGCGAGTTCGAGCGAGTTTATCCGTTCGGCTGGCTGGGCATTCTGGCCGATGTGCCGCCGTGCAACCACGAACTGATCTATGCCAACCACGAACGCGGCTTTGCGCTGGCATCGATGCGCAGCCACACGCGCAGCCGCTATTACGTGGACGTGCCGCTGACCGAAAAGGTCGAAGACTGGAGCGATGATCGCGTGTGGGACGAACTGGCCGTGCGGCTGGGACCGGACGCTGCGGCGAACATGACGCGCGGGCCATCGATCGAAAAGTCGATCGCGCCGCTGCGGTCATACGTGTTCGAACCGATGCGCCATGGCAGCCTGCTGCTGTGCGGGGATGCCGCGCATATCGTGCCGCCAACCGGGGCCAAGGGGCTGAACCTTGCGGCGAGCGACGTGCATTATGCCGCCGAAGCGCTGGGCGCGTTCTTCAAGCGCGGCGACAACGACGCGGTGGTGGGCTATTCGGCCAAGGCGCTGGCGCGGGTGTGGAAGTCGGAACGGTTCAGCTGGTCGCTGACCAAGCTGATGCACCGTTTCCCCGATGATGGACCGTTCGAACGCGCGATGCAGGTGGCGGAACTGGATTACATCGCCACCAGCACTGCCGCGCAGACCAGCATTGCCGAAAATTACGTGGGCCTGCCCGTGTAA
- a CDS encoding helix-turn-helix domain-containing protein: protein MAQPIPTYALYGEGQALASGGFAHIETIAERSALHDWEIGVHRHDHFVQVLLVEEGHAAITLDTATVDLEGPGRVIVPAAAVHGFRFRQGTRGFVLTLSTDFSTRTHGPADQLLTALAQGGAAPLPPAAAARAHWLAHEMLRLQQEWQEQDPLFLALAEALIRTLARETPVADEAARADPRLTRFRQLVELHFRQHHGLDFYAASLGLTRRTLSRLTAAHLGCSPMEVIHRRLTLEARRLLRYTNATASQIAAEIGFDDPSYFSRFYLRMTGRRPVDDRTATHLVNTTKVDQTGPQ, encoded by the coding sequence ATGGCCCAGCCCATCCCCACATATGCCCTCTATGGCGAAGGGCAGGCACTGGCCTCCGGCGGTTTCGCGCATATCGAAACCATTGCCGAACGCAGCGCGCTGCATGATTGGGAAATCGGCGTCCATCGCCACGATCATTTCGTGCAAGTCCTTCTGGTAGAGGAGGGACATGCCGCCATCACGCTTGATACCGCCACGGTCGATCTTGAAGGGCCGGGCAGGGTGATCGTGCCCGCCGCTGCCGTCCACGGCTTCCGCTTCCGTCAAGGCACGCGGGGCTTTGTCCTCACCCTGTCCACAGACTTTTCCACACGCACCCATGGCCCGGCAGACCAGTTGCTCACCGCTCTGGCCCAAGGCGGCGCAGCACCCCTGCCGCCTGCTGCTGCTGCCCGTGCCCATTGGCTGGCGCATGAAATGCTGCGGTTACAACAGGAATGGCAGGAACAAGACCCGCTGTTCCTTGCCCTTGCCGAAGCCCTGATCCGCACCCTTGCCCGCGAAACTCCCGTCGCGGATGAAGCCGCCCGCGCCGATCCGCGCCTCACGCGCTTTCGCCAACTGGTCGAACTCCATTTCCGCCAGCACCACGGGCTTGATTTCTACGCCGCCTCGCTTGGCCTTACCCGCCGCACGCTGTCGCGCCTTACCGCCGCGCACCTCGGTTGCAGCCCGATGGAGGTGATCCACCGCCGCCTTACGCTCGAAGCGCGCCGTCTGCTGCGCTACACCAATGCCACGGCCAGCCAGATTGCCGCCGAAATTGGCTTCGATGATCCGTCCTACTTCTCGCGCTTCTATCTGCGCATGACCGGACGCCGCCCGGTGGATGACCGGACCGCCACCCATTTGGTCAATACCACCAAGGTTGACCAAACCGGTCCACAATGA
- a CDS encoding ATP-binding protein produces MTNRSPPRFTVVVALLFVLLASIQLAASLLFYQAIDRRTLQEDHARRVAELLVVSTRLYAVSPERTPGTVSSRYLSAELTNAPQTPQVAKTDVLREIKSEIVTWEPALANRNLRLAFQSQHGGHKDLVGSLRMDDGRWLNFRSKDITAHWPIATRAITITLVSTAAILLLGLAALYWLGKPLRRLTAAAHAIGHGRAVDISEHGPRDLGDLAHAMNTMQTRIARLLTDQAKSFEAISHDLRTPLSRQKIAADLIDDAEIAEIVSGSVNEMEGLLGSLQSYLRAQHLMAEPERIDLVDLAKAVAQQINARTTTPDLPVALTVTRAGQGSTAAITFPEPLRLTLTALAENAVHYGTRAEITVECPAEGRCTITVEDNGPGIDPAYFTEILDPFFRLDEARTRDTAGFGLGIPTANLLMLRFNGELTFGRSDRGGLKAVIGVPVG; encoded by the coding sequence ATGACCAACCGCAGCCCCCCGCGCTTTACCGTGGTCGTTGCGCTGCTGTTCGTCCTGCTGGCGTCGATCCAGCTTGCCGCCAGCCTGCTGTTCTATCAGGCGATTGATCGCCGCACCCTGCAGGAAGACCATGCCCGCCGCGTGGCCGAACTTCTGGTCGTGTCCACCCGGCTCTATGCCGTCTCGCCAGAACGCACGCCGGGCACGGTCAGTTCGCGCTATCTGTCTGCCGAACTCACCAATGCCCCGCAAACCCCGCAGGTCGCAAAGACCGATGTCTTGCGCGAAATCAAGAGCGAGATCGTCACCTGGGAACCAGCGCTGGCCAACCGCAATCTGCGCCTCGCGTTTCAGTCACAGCACGGCGGGCATAAGGATCTTGTCGGTTCGCTGCGCATGGATGATGGCCGCTGGCTCAACTTCCGGTCAAAAGACATCACTGCCCACTGGCCCATCGCCACCCGCGCCATCACCATCACGCTGGTCAGCACGGCGGCCATTCTCCTGCTCGGCCTTGCCGCGCTGTATTGGCTGGGCAAGCCGCTGCGCCGCCTGACGGCCGCCGCTCACGCTATCGGCCATGGCCGCGCGGTGGACATTTCCGAACATGGCCCGCGTGATCTGGGCGATCTGGCCCATGCCATGAACACCATGCAAACCCGCATTGCGCGTCTGCTGACCGATCAGGCAAAATCGTTCGAAGCCATCAGCCACGATCTGCGCACCCCGCTATCGCGCCAGAAAATCGCCGCAGACCTTATCGACGATGCAGAAATTGCCGAAATCGTGTCCGGCTCGGTGAACGAGATGGAGGGCCTGCTCGGCTCGCTCCAGTCCTATCTGCGCGCCCAGCACCTTATGGCCGAACCCGAACGGATCGATCTTGTCGATCTGGCCAAAGCCGTGGCCCAACAGATCAACGCCCGCACCACCACGCCTGACCTGCCCGTGGCGCTTACCGTCACAAGGGCGGGGCAGGGCAGCACCGCAGCGATAACCTTCCCCGAACCTCTGCGCCTCACGCTGACCGCGCTGGCAGAAAACGCGGTGCATTATGGTACCCGCGCCGAAATCACCGTGGAATGCCCCGCCGAAGGCCGCTGCACCATCACCGTGGAAGACAATGGTCCCGGCATAGACCCTGCCTACTTCACCGAAATCCTCGACCCGTTCTTCCGCCTCGACGAAGCCCGCACGCGCGATACCGCAGGCTTCGGCCTTGGCATCCCCACCGCCAACCTCCTTATGCTCCGCTTCAACGGAGAGCTCACCTTTGGCCGATCAGATCGCGGCGGATTGAAGGCGGTGATCGGCGTGCCCGTGGGATAG
- a CDS encoding TonB-dependent receptor domain-containing protein: protein MSVFRFKLGAAHRCTSALGALSVALAAMPAFAADAESDPQIVVTAAGFEQKIVDAPASISVVTAEQLAQRPYMTLIDAVRDLEGVDVGETSDKTGQRTISIRGMGPEYTLLLINGKRQNNHGDIYPNSFGGNQFNHIPPLDTVERIEVIRGPASTLYGADALGGVINIITKPVSPRWSGSVTVGRSFQEDDRFGNDMTLDAALAGPLAGDWLGIALRGSIYERMASNPQFEPVVDPAGVTQVRALGFGGGGRTVDNTNFSVGGTLTVKVAEGHTIDLDYDISRQKYDNSPMVDPQTGIVSFPLGTLDGIDTIWRASRGVVAPQVGYKEKQQFNRTNWSITHQGDWGFGKSFVSLAHVATENLGRTRPFSVAERLLLQEIYSARGIYAGLSEAVRRQIAADTFLPRPDRDLESSQYTLDGRLVVPVEGFAGGHEFVVGGQYINGDLKDGVFGLEASTDGLQAVQKQKQWSVFAEDNWSPFEPLTITLGMRYDEHDLFGGQFSPRAYAVWNVTPTLVVKGGVSTGFKTPKTTDLYDGIRGFGGQGTSPMIGNPDLVPETSVNTEIAVYWDPTPGTGINVTYFKNDFNDKIATATVQPCAVTGGVRPCGNLGDYWEILGLGGTISQPTNIDKAVIQGVEVAGRLRLIDSVNIRANYTFTDSEQKSGASAGLPLTNTARHMANAWIDWAVTQRLSTQLNAEHRSRRYRGVDTVTGNQLYFRSYTVLNLSAQYRINDSITIGGRVNNLTNKDFTSYQTNFIDNGDGSYTASFVDDYNNKDKARSYWVSLNARF from the coding sequence ATGTCCGTGTTTCGTTTCAAGCTGGGTGCTGCGCATCGCTGCACGTCGGCGCTGGGCGCGTTGAGCGTGGCACTGGCCGCCATGCCCGCATTTGCAGCAGATGCAGAATCGGATCCGCAAATCGTGGTGACCGCCGCCGGGTTTGAACAGAAGATCGTCGATGCCCCCGCCAGCATCAGCGTGGTGACCGCCGAACAACTGGCGCAGCGCCCCTATATGACGCTGATCGATGCGGTGCGCGATCTTGAAGGCGTGGACGTGGGCGAAACGTCGGACAAGACAGGCCAGCGCACCATCAGCATTCGCGGCATGGGGCCAGAATACACGCTGCTGCTGATTAACGGAAAGCGCCAGAACAACCATGGCGACATCTATCCCAACAGCTTTGGCGGCAACCAGTTCAACCATATCCCACCGCTGGACACGGTGGAGCGCATCGAAGTGATCCGTGGCCCGGCATCGACGCTGTATGGTGCAGATGCCCTAGGCGGTGTCATCAACATCATCACCAAACCGGTCAGCCCGCGCTGGTCAGGTTCGGTCACAGTCGGTCGCAGCTTTCAAGAAGACGATCGCTTCGGCAATGACATGACGCTGGATGCCGCATTGGCCGGGCCGCTGGCAGGGGACTGGCTGGGCATAGCCTTGCGCGGTTCGATTTACGAACGGATGGCATCCAATCCGCAGTTTGAACCTGTGGTCGATCCGGCTGGCGTCACGCAAGTCCGCGCCCTGGGCTTTGGCGGTGGCGGGCGCACGGTGGACAACACCAATTTCAGCGTGGGCGGCACGCTTACCGTCAAAGTGGCCGAGGGCCACACCATTGATTTAGACTATGATATTTCCCGCCAGAAATACGACAATTCCCCGATGGTCGATCCGCAGACCGGCATTGTCAGCTTTCCGCTGGGCACGCTGGACGGTATCGACACGATCTGGCGGGCATCGCGCGGAGTGGTTGCGCCCCAGGTCGGCTATAAGGAAAAGCAGCAGTTCAACCGCACGAACTGGTCGATCACGCATCAGGGCGATTGGGGCTTTGGCAAAAGCTTCGTTTCGCTGGCCCATGTTGCCACCGAAAACCTTGGCCGCACCCGGCCTTTTTCGGTTGCGGAGCGCCTGCTGCTTCAGGAAATCTACAGCGCGCGCGGCATTTATGCAGGCCTGAGCGAAGCGGTGCGCCGCCAGATTGCGGCGGACACGTTCCTGCCCCGCCCCGACCGTGACCTTGAAAGCAGCCAATATACGCTGGACGGCCGTTTGGTCGTGCCGGTGGAAGGTTTTGCCGGGGGCCACGAATTCGTTGTAGGCGGGCAGTATATCAATGGCGATCTAAAGGACGGCGTGTTCGGGCTTGAAGCGTCAACCGATGGCCTTCAGGCGGTCCAGAAGCAAAAGCAGTGGTCGGTCTTTGCCGAAGATAACTGGTCGCCTTTCGAACCACTGACCATCACGTTGGGCATGCGCTATGACGAACATGACCTGTTTGGCGGCCAGTTCAGCCCGCGCGCCTATGCGGTGTGGAATGTGACGCCGACACTGGTTGTCAAAGGTGGCGTCAGCACCGGCTTCAAGACGCCCAAGACAACTGACCTCTATGACGGCATTCGCGGATTTGGCGGTCAGGGCACCAGCCCGATGATCGGCAATCCCGATCTTGTCCCCGAAACCAGCGTAAACACCGAAATTGCCGTATATTGGGATCCGACGCCGGGGACAGGCATCAACGTCACCTATTTCAAGAACGACTTCAACGACAAGATCGCCACCGCCACGGTCCAGCCTTGCGCGGTAACCGGCGGTGTGCGCCCTTGCGGCAATCTGGGAGATTATTGGGAAATTCTGGGTCTGGGTGGAACGATCAGCCAGCCCACCAACATCGACAAGGCGGTGATTCAGGGCGTGGAAGTGGCCGGCAGGCTGCGCCTGATCGACAGCGTGAACATCCGCGCGAACTATACCTTTACCGACAGCGAACAGAAGAGCGGGGCAAGCGCAGGCCTGCCGCTGACCAATACTGCGCGCCATATGGCCAATGCGTGGATCGACTGGGCGGTGACCCAGCGGTTGAGCACCCAGCTTAACGCCGAGCATCGGTCGCGCCGCTATCGCGGGGTGGACACGGTCACCGGCAACCAGCTTTATTTCCGCAGCTACACCGTTCTAAACCTGAGCGCGCAGTACCGGATCAATGACAGCATCACGATTGGCGGGCGAGTGAACAACCTGACGAACAAGGATTTCACCAGCTATCAGACCAACTTCATCGACAACGGCGATGGGTCATACACCGCCAGTTTCGTCGACGATTACAACAACAAGGACAAGGCCCGCAGTTACTGGGTCAGCCTGAACGCGCGGTTCTGA
- the arsC gene encoding arsenate reductase (glutaredoxin) (This arsenate reductase requires both glutathione and glutaredoxin to convert arsenate to arsenite, after which the efflux transporter formed by ArsA and ArsB can extrude the arsenite from the cell, providing resistance.) — protein MTTIVIYHNPECGTSRNTLALIRNSGVEPHVVEYLKSPPSRALLEDMIATAQITPRQLLREKGTPFAELGLADETLSDAALIDAMIAHPILINRPLVVTPLGVRLCRPSEAVLDILPDAQRGAFAKEDGEQVVDATGKRTQPA, from the coding sequence ATGACCACTATCGTCATCTATCACAATCCCGAATGCGGAACGTCGCGCAACACATTGGCGCTGATCCGCAATTCGGGGGTTGAGCCGCATGTGGTGGAATACCTGAAAAGCCCGCCTTCGCGCGCTCTACTGGAAGACATGATTGCCACGGCACAGATCACGCCGCGTCAGTTGCTGCGTGAAAAGGGCACGCCTTTTGCCGAACTGGGGCTGGCGGACGAAACCCTGAGTGACGCGGCGCTGATCGATGCGATGATAGCGCACCCCATCCTTATCAATCGGCCACTCGTGGTAACGCCACTGGGCGTCAGGCTGTGCCGCCCGTCGGAGGCCGTGCTGGATATCCTGCCTGATGCGCAGCGCGGCGCATTTGCCAAGGAAGATGGCGAACAGGTGGTGGACGCCACCGGCAAGCGCACGCAACCGGCATGA
- a CDS encoding ArsR/SmtB family transcription factor produces the protein MDTDSALSILAALAHPTRLETFRLLVRHEPEGLSTGQLVDASGLNQSTFSTHLAVLAKAGLVMSEKRGRQQIQRVNIDALRGVMLFLAKDCCQGRAELCAPLLAELTCC, from the coding sequence ATGGATACCGATAGCGCCCTGTCGATTCTGGCGGCTCTGGCCCACCCCACGCGGCTGGAGACGTTCAGGTTGCTTGTCCGGCATGAACCTGAAGGCCTTTCCACCGGACAACTGGTGGACGCCAGCGGCCTGAACCAGAGCACATTTTCCACCCATCTGGCCGTGCTGGCCAAGGCCGGCCTTGTCATGTCGGAAAAACGCGGGCGCCAGCAAATCCAGCGGGTCAACATCGATGCGCTGCGCGGTGTCATGCTATTTCTGGCCAAGGATTGCTGCCAGGGCCGCGCCGAATTGTGCGCGCCGCTGCTGGCCGAACTTACCTGCTGTTGA